A single genomic interval of Methanooceanicella nereidis harbors:
- a CDS encoding YfcE family phosphodiesterase: MKIIVLSDTHIAYKVPDEILEKIKDADMVVHAGDFHTRAAYDTIKAYSRRLIAVHGNSDDPDLKESLPEIETFEAEGVKIGVVHKGHHVTDLTNMRYLALEIGVEVLVFGHLHRPIIEKSDVLLICPGSPTSPRMADPTMVELTVAGGNVTGRIVKMSGGSVCGYIGFMRSLNNENPDR, translated from the coding sequence ATGAAGATTATTGTCCTTTCAGATACGCACATCGCATATAAAGTGCCTGATGAGATCCTGGAGAAGATCAAGGATGCGGACATGGTCGTCCATGCCGGGGATTTCCATACCAGGGCGGCATACGATACGATAAAGGCGTATTCCAGAAGGCTCATAGCAGTGCACGGGAACAGCGATGACCCGGACCTGAAGGAATCCCTGCCGGAAATCGAGACCTTTGAGGCCGAGGGGGTAAAGATAGGCGTCGTGCATAAAGGCCATCACGTGACCGACCTTACCAACATGAGGTACCTGGCACTGGAAATTGGAGTCGAGGTGCTGGTATTCGGGCATCTTCACCGACCCATAATTGAGAAGAGCGACGTGTTATTGATCTGCCCGGGCAGCCCTACGTCCCCGAGGATGGCAGACCCCACGATGGTCGAGCTGACCGTCGCCGGAGGCAACGTGACAGGCAGGATCGTTAAAATGTCAGGCGGCTCCGTCTGCGGCTACATCGGTTTTATGAGATCCCTGAATAATGAAAATCCGGATCGTTAA
- a CDS encoding NOB1 family endonuclease: MTKTYVLDTSAFIYGIVPDGELVTPSRVYEEVKDEKSRLKLELISGLIVRDPCQECIAEIEDAALKTGDKHRISLTDRDLLALALEEKGSGKDVKIMTDDYAIQNIARKIGIDIVPLHQKKIKQKIEWEKRCIGCNRIYSEGEICDVCGSPLRLKKRSISRGKKNEKR; encoded by the coding sequence ATGACAAAAACGTACGTGCTTGATACGTCGGCATTCATATACGGGATCGTTCCGGACGGGGAACTGGTCACACCTTCGCGCGTGTACGAAGAGGTAAAAGATGAGAAGTCCAGGCTTAAGCTGGAGTTGATAAGCGGACTGATAGTAAGGGACCCGTGCCAGGAATGTATCGCGGAGATCGAAGATGCTGCCTTGAAGACCGGTGATAAACACAGGATATCATTAACTGACAGAGACCTGCTTGCGTTAGCCCTCGAAGAGAAGGGCTCGGGCAAGGACGTCAAGATAATGACCGATGATTATGCCATCCAGAACATAGCGCGAAAGATCGGTATCGATATTGTGCCATTACATCAAAAAAAGATCAAGCAAAAGATAGAATGGGAAAAACGCTGCATAGGATGTAACAGGATATATAGCGAAGGCGAGATCTGCGACGTTTGCGGATCTCCCCTGAGACTAAAAAAACGCTCTATTAGCAGGGGTAAAAAGAATGAGAAACGTTAA
- a CDS encoding orotate phosphoribosyltransferase-like protein — MRNVNDLIEKAIELRNRGLRSGEIADELNISRETAMWLLTRAKKETGAPVPKDIFIDWKMIGKSSSRLMLIATCLADMVEEVLNELDTNVDVVVGVALSGIPLANIVAYQYGVEFAVLHPGKHRSEEGRPVEMQSTFSENYASVKGKRCVIIDDVITSGSTMEEAIKLIDDMGGETVAIAVMIDKKGAETIASVPVRSLYRIGRVE, encoded by the coding sequence ATGAGAAACGTTAACGACCTTATTGAAAAAGCTATCGAGCTTAGGAACCGCGGCCTGCGATCCGGGGAGATCGCTGACGAGCTCAATATTTCCAGGGAGACGGCCATGTGGCTGCTCACGCGAGCCAAGAAAGAGACCGGTGCTCCCGTGCCGAAAGATATCTTCATTGACTGGAAGATGATCGGAAAAAGCTCCAGCAGGCTCATGCTCATCGCTACATGCCTTGCGGACATGGTTGAAGAGGTACTTAACGAGCTTGACACAAACGTGGACGTCGTGGTCGGAGTGGCGCTAAGCGGCATCCCGCTGGCCAACATAGTGGCATACCAGTATGGAGTCGAGTTTGCCGTACTTCACCCGGGGAAGCACAGGTCCGAGGAGGGAAGGCCGGTTGAGATGCAGTCGACTTTCAGCGAGAACTATGCAAGCGTCAAAGGAAAGAGATGTGTCATAATCGATGATGTAATCACATCAGGCTCCACCATGGAAGAGGCTATCAAACTGATAGATGACATGGGAGGGGAAACTGTCGCCATAGCTGTCATGATAGATAAAAAAGGCGCGGAGACAATAGCTTCTGTCCCGGTAAGATCGCTTTATAGGATAGGGAGGGTGGAGTAA
- a CDS encoding glycosyltransferase family 4 protein produces MYKARQGITFFSSRPHRVHVTFAESVNADMYLFRFDGKTKRPYRELLLSPFLKKPDSDVYLCESPLYLFTVIPKKILDPEIKVILLATSPFRMYYEKQSAMGKYLLRKSLSYVDGIIAVSRYVADFFAAMSDCPVKVAYPYADISTYEGAYSDPSSKNIVFLGKMMPYKGVDLLIEAFKMIREKEPGSELYLMGHFKDESLKLPEIEGLNVAGKVEDPREYFSRACIYMHPAREEAFGVSIIEACASGLIPIVSKYTGAAEIIRPVCPDLVVDSLDPADYSERALKVMGWGPEKKKAVAEELRAVARDFTKDRSVMEFKTAFNELILEIDRHRKEF; encoded by the coding sequence ATGTACAAGGCCAGGCAAGGCATAACCTTCTTCTCCAGCCGCCCGCACCGGGTGCATGTGACATTTGCGGAGAGCGTCAACGCGGACATGTATCTCTTCAGGTTTGACGGAAAGACCAAGAGACCCTACAGGGAGCTATTACTGTCACCATTTTTAAAAAAACCTGACTCTGACGTATATCTCTGCGAAAGCCCTCTATATCTTTTTACAGTTATCCCGAAAAAGATACTCGACCCGGAAATAAAGGTGATATTGCTTGCCACAAGCCCCTTCCGTATGTATTATGAGAAGCAAAGCGCGATGGGGAAATATTTGCTCAGAAAGTCTCTCAGCTACGTGGATGGCATTATCGCTGTATCAAGATACGTTGCGGATTTTTTCGCAGCGATGTCAGACTGTCCTGTAAAAGTGGCATATCCCTATGCAGACATAAGCACATATGAAGGCGCCTATTCGGACCCGTCATCAAAAAACATCGTCTTCCTTGGAAAAATGATGCCATATAAAGGCGTTGATCTACTTATAGAAGCCTTTAAAATGATCCGCGAAAAGGAGCCCGGATCAGAGCTTTATCTGATGGGGCATTTCAAGGATGAATCGCTCAAGCTGCCGGAAATCGAAGGATTGAACGTCGCAGGCAAGGTAGAGGACCCGCGGGAATATTTTTCCCGGGCATGCATCTATATGCATCCCGCCAGAGAAGAGGCATTCGGTGTATCTATCATAGAGGCATGCGCGTCAGGGCTGATTCCGATAGTCAGTAAATACACCGGCGCAGCGGAGATAATAAGGCCTGTATGCCCCGATCTTGTCGTGGATTCGCTCGATCCGGCAGACTATTCTGAACGGGCATTAAAAGTTATGGGATGGGGTCCGGAAAAGAAGAAAGCGGTAGCAGAAGAACTCAGGGCCGTAGCACGCGATTTTACAAAGGACCGGAGTGTCATGGAATTTAAAACGGCTTTTAACGAACTGATACTGGAGATTGACCGTCACAGGAAAGAGTTTTAG
- a CDS encoding DUF2206 domain-containing protein, which translates to MPRFWRFAIFVLLMQAFASVAILTDMPLARQILGFVCFVFMLGLVTIPLLKLKKISKGEILIFSTGIGLVGIMVIGFIVNSLYPFIEAPLSTIPMLVALNLYMAGAVLYGLITKADSPLDIIPPETADEDEEINKIGLKEIIYWALIIAFPAMAIAGTWIINTSSSNIVLMAMILLVGITFIALLLDKKAPDGLLSLFILSASASLLFMYSLRSFYLLGFDIHGEYYAFEMTLANFHWSIENYNHIYNTCLSITILPTVLFSLLNIPGEYIYKLIFQILFSIMPFAVYLFFKDKTGTRIAFLSAFFMMSHFMFIYQMPSLLRQEISILLFILAMYILFTDRIKDKGGYALFTIFSAGTVVSHYTTSFIFVVLLLGTLFLSKYMQLNRINFDRNITGKLALGVILMVLIWHGLITKITLAAAVNFLIYSLQSLNSVIIGNDVPSASSAGIRLDNSIESMIPVIISGGISTLSKLFVAIGVIYVTASALLFKYNQMNRDEMPSFLKRLSRDDLYRFFNLNEKWARFGTEYLLASIFLLLLLFISILVPFVSQGYNFERLYMQSLVFLAPMCVLGVLAIIRSLRLNLSIRHVTTFTAIIIVIFFLGQTGFTYEVFGVDESISLNADTDGGYLVYPQEIQSATWLESSEMPSSVFADNYASLRLWSYAGIPRGYGYDRGVYPMDTQHLSFHGAKNELINSYVYLSHYNVDTGLIFDGYDSSNRGRAELEDFVLLNKMDIVYDNGGSAVLKTSGRYL; encoded by the coding sequence ATGCCAAGGTTTTGGAGATTTGCCATTTTTGTATTATTGATGCAGGCTTTTGCATCCGTCGCGATCCTGACCGATATGCCTCTGGCAAGGCAGATCCTCGGGTTCGTGTGTTTCGTGTTCATGCTAGGGCTTGTGACAATACCGTTGCTCAAGCTAAAAAAGATATCAAAGGGCGAAATACTCATATTTTCCACCGGGATAGGGCTCGTAGGGATAATGGTCATTGGTTTTATCGTCAACTCATTATATCCTTTTATAGAAGCTCCGCTGTCAACGATACCCATGCTGGTGGCCCTTAACCTGTATATGGCAGGAGCCGTGCTGTATGGATTGATAACAAAAGCCGATAGCCCTCTTGACATTATCCCCCCGGAGACTGCCGATGAGGATGAGGAGATAAATAAGATCGGCCTTAAAGAGATCATATACTGGGCCCTTATCATAGCCTTCCCTGCCATGGCGATTGCGGGCACCTGGATCATTAACACCAGCAGCTCAAATATTGTCCTGATGGCGATGATATTGTTAGTAGGCATCACTTTCATTGCATTATTATTAGATAAAAAAGCCCCGGACGGCCTGTTATCGTTATTCATACTGTCAGCGTCGGCATCATTACTCTTCATGTACTCCCTGAGGTCATTTTATTTACTGGGCTTCGACATTCACGGGGAATACTATGCTTTTGAGATGACGCTGGCGAATTTCCACTGGTCCATAGAAAATTATAATCATATATACAATACATGCCTGAGTATCACTATACTGCCGACTGTGCTCTTTTCTTTGCTGAACATACCGGGAGAATATATCTATAAGCTGATATTCCAGATCCTGTTCTCCATAATGCCATTCGCCGTGTACTTATTCTTCAAAGACAAGACCGGCACCAGGATCGCGTTCCTCAGCGCGTTCTTTATGATGTCGCATTTTATGTTCATCTACCAGATGCCGTCCCTTTTAAGGCAGGAGATCAGCATTCTACTGTTCATTCTCGCGATGTATATCCTTTTCACGGACCGTATCAAGGATAAGGGCGGTTATGCGCTATTTACGATATTCAGCGCGGGAACAGTCGTTTCACACTATACTACATCATTCATATTCGTGGTCCTATTGCTGGGCACTTTATTCCTTAGCAAATACATGCAGCTTAACCGGATCAACTTTGACAGGAATATAACAGGAAAGCTTGCCCTGGGCGTCATCCTTATGGTACTTATCTGGCATGGCCTCATCACAAAGATCACTCTTGCTGCAGCAGTGAATTTCCTGATATACTCGCTTCAGTCTCTTAACAGCGTCATAATAGGGAATGATGTGCCTTCGGCATCATCCGCAGGCATAAGGCTGGACAACAGTATAGAATCCATGATACCGGTGATCATATCGGGAGGCATAAGCACGCTGAGTAAATTATTCGTGGCGATCGGCGTCATATATGTCACCGCAAGCGCGCTGTTATTTAAATACAATCAGATGAACCGCGACGAGATGCCGTCGTTCCTGAAAAGGTTAAGCAGGGACGATCTTTACAGGTTCTTTAACTTAAACGAAAAATGGGCGAGATTTGGCACTGAGTATTTACTAGCGTCGATATTTTTACTGCTGCTTCTGTTCATCAGCATACTGGTACCGTTCGTCTCTCAGGGATATAATTTTGAGAGACTGTATATGCAATCGCTGGTATTTTTGGCACCCATGTGCGTCCTGGGGGTCTTAGCCATAATAAGGTCTTTAAGACTGAACCTGTCGATAAGGCATGTCACGACTTTCACGGCGATAATCATCGTCATATTCTTCCTTGGGCAGACAGGGTTCACCTACGAGGTTTTCGGTGTCGATGAGTCGATATCGTTAAACGCGGACACGGACGGAGGGTATCTTGTATACCCCCAGGAGATACAATCGGCGACATGGCTGGAATCAAGCGAGATGCCGTCCAGCGTATTTGCCGACAACTACGCTTCTTTGAGGCTGTGGAGCTATGCGGGGATACCAAGAGGATACGGCTATGACAGAGGAGTGTACCCAATGGATACCCAGCACCTTTCATTCCATGGGGCAAAAAACGAGCTGATAAACTCATACGTGTACCTTAGCCATTACAACGTCGATACCGGCCTCATTTTTGACGGGTACGACAGCAGTAACAGAGGTCGTGCGGAACTGGAAGATTTCGTACTGCTGAACAAGATGGACATCGTGTATGATAACGGCGGGTCGGCCGTGCTTAAGACTTCGGGAAGATATCTCTAG
- a CDS encoding flippase: protein MSEAKKMAKDSAYVVSARVISILSSLMMGIILARLLGKDMYGLVTWAIFLEGIVFIFADLGIQESAARRIAEYRAKDMDVSGSIVTSMALKMIVGLAAVILCLLFSSYIAVSLNNHEEAIISVYACAALLSLDIISTSIYSSLYGFREMTITSYAEVIQNVSKTLLAVVLVVLGFGFKGALIGLIAGSAFLLVFYIYSFKKNVLPEIKHLRLDLTEMNHILTYGFYLGLSWAVVKVYMSFDQFYIGAKLTMGDFVCYTISMSLALLIYYGMFSLRRVLLTSFSGSVSTQNYGMTKDVFRLSIKYIAMIALPAGAGMAALSPDVISAIYGHEYIAAALVLPFLAIMGAIKTCELPAACIIDGGGKAKIGVRIAIVTAIFNVALNLALIPMYGIQGAAVASLISLGSGTIVFLFAASRSYNVRVPVKEILLISLASIIMYATVISVRSMAYSTLGLDIESSISCLTSLALCIPAGVIIYAIAILVFGVISIDDSAKIRKAVGTGLLSKPVIAVLQVSEKTRGMMPFNNIIKS from the coding sequence ATGTCAGAAGCTAAAAAGATGGCTAAGGATTCGGCGTATGTGGTAAGCGCCAGGGTAATATCCATACTATCCTCCCTGATGATGGGTATAATACTGGCCAGGCTTCTGGGCAAGGATATGTACGGTCTCGTCACATGGGCTATCTTTTTAGAGGGTATTGTGTTCATTTTCGCCGACCTCGGCATACAGGAGTCTGCTGCGCGAAGGATAGCCGAATACCGCGCGAAGGATATGGACGTATCGGGCAGCATAGTCACGTCCATGGCACTTAAGATGATCGTGGGACTGGCCGCCGTCATACTATGCCTGCTGTTCAGTTCCTATATCGCAGTGAGCCTTAACAATCACGAAGAGGCGATCATCTCGGTATATGCATGCGCGGCACTATTGTCACTTGACATCATATCGACGTCCATCTATTCTTCGCTATACGGGTTCCGTGAAATGACAATAACCTCGTACGCAGAGGTTATACAGAACGTATCCAAGACACTTCTCGCAGTCGTGCTTGTGGTCCTCGGGTTCGGGTTCAAAGGTGCCTTAATCGGCCTTATAGCCGGCTCCGCATTTCTTCTTGTTTTTTACATATATTCTTTTAAAAAGAACGTCCTGCCGGAAATAAAACACCTGAGGCTGGATCTTACCGAGATGAACCATATTCTGACATATGGCTTTTATCTCGGGCTCTCATGGGCTGTGGTAAAGGTGTATATGTCATTCGATCAGTTTTACATAGGGGCTAAATTGACGATGGGCGATTTTGTTTGCTATACCATCTCAATGTCGCTGGCGCTCCTCATCTATTATGGCATGTTCTCGCTGAGGAGAGTGCTTCTTACTTCATTTTCCGGCTCGGTAAGCACGCAAAATTATGGTATGACAAAGGACGTGTTCCGATTATCGATCAAGTACATCGCCATGATAGCACTTCCGGCAGGCGCGGGAATGGCCGCTTTATCCCCTGATGTGATATCGGCCATATACGGGCATGAGTATATAGCGGCCGCTTTAGTATTGCCTTTCCTGGCGATAATGGGCGCCATAAAGACATGCGAGCTTCCGGCCGCATGCATCATCGACGGCGGGGGAAAGGCAAAGATCGGAGTGAGAATAGCTATAGTTACAGCCATATTTAACGTAGCTTTAAACCTGGCGCTGATCCCCATGTATGGCATTCAAGGCGCTGCCGTTGCCAGCCTTATATCGCTGGGGAGCGGGACCATTGTATTCCTTTTTGCGGCATCAAGATCATACAATGTCCGTGTCCCGGTAAAAGAGATCCTTCTGATCAGCCTGGCTTCCATCATCATGTACGCTACTGTGATAAGCGTAAGGTCGATGGCTTATTCGACGCTCGGCCTGGATATTGAATCATCCATATCATGCCTGACATCGCTGGCATTGTGCATACCGGCAGGAGTGATCATATATGCCATTGCCATACTTGTCTTTGGCGTGATCAGTATCGACGATAGTGCAAAGATAAGAAAGGCAGTGGGAACCGGCCTATTATCTAAGCCGGTCATAGCCGTTTTACAGGTATCCGAGAAAACCAGGGGCATGATGCCTTTTAATAATATTATAAAAAGTTAG
- a CDS encoding glycosyltransferase family 4 protein: MSYKILQATEYFLPDVERGIERFVYELSKGLIERGNRVTVLTGGNDDNKTIDGMRVIYAPMYGSGIMQASRNLYDQRLTFVPSGVLKMNTDDSDIIHAHHFAGGYAATLLRGSKKRPLVMTVHVVPRSSILASPVPVYRMMYRKALQRSSCVVSVTEYVKYAVKKDFGIDSVVVPLCVDIERFKPAKDKERLKAELGLPPAPIILMVSSLNDRRKRAGMIISAMPSVLKKISDARLVLAGNLSGDMKEDLEKLVSGLGLKENVIFTGRLEDDALPKYYAAADVFVLPSREEAAGFVLLEAMASGVPLVGANSGGIPEYVRDGINGLLFDPRKVDDLAEKVISILASDSDSRTYGRKGRHLAVTEHSWPVAVKRYDEIYGNVVMN, from the coding sequence ATGAGCTATAAGATATTACAGGCTACTGAATATTTCTTACCTGACGTTGAGAGAGGCATAGAGAGATTTGTCTACGAATTAAGCAAAGGGCTCATCGAAAGAGGTAACCGTGTCACAGTCCTGACCGGAGGGAATGATGACAATAAGACGATAGATGGCATGAGAGTCATATACGCGCCCATGTACGGAAGCGGCATAATGCAGGCATCCCGTAACCTGTATGACCAGAGGCTGACATTCGTGCCGTCGGGCGTATTAAAAATGAATACGGACGACTCGGACATCATTCATGCCCATCATTTTGCAGGAGGCTATGCCGCCACATTATTAAGGGGTTCAAAAAAGAGGCCGCTGGTCATGACCGTGCACGTTGTCCCACGTTCGTCGATACTCGCGAGCCCTGTCCCGGTTTACCGGATGATGTATAGAAAGGCTCTGCAAAGATCTTCGTGCGTGGTATCGGTAACGGAATATGTCAAATATGCCGTAAAAAAAGACTTCGGCATAGACAGCGTGGTGGTCCCGCTTTGCGTAGATATTGAAAGGTTCAAGCCCGCAAAGGATAAGGAAAGGCTAAAAGCGGAATTAGGGCTGCCCCCGGCGCCTATCATACTTATGGTATCCAGCCTCAACGACAGGAGAAAGCGTGCCGGGATGATCATATCGGCGATGCCCTCTGTCCTGAAGAAAATTAGCGATGCCAGGCTCGTCCTTGCAGGAAACCTGAGCGGTGATATGAAAGAAGATCTGGAAAAGCTTGTTAGCGGCCTGGGATTAAAGGAAAACGTCATTTTTACCGGAAGGCTGGAGGACGACGCCCTTCCAAAATATTATGCGGCAGCTGACGTGTTCGTATTACCTTCCAGGGAGGAGGCCGCAGGATTCGTCTTACTGGAAGCGATGGCATCGGGCGTGCCTTTAGTGGGCGCGAACAGCGGGGGGATACCGGAGTATGTCAGGGACGGCATCAACGGGCTGCTATTTGACCCGCGTAAAGTAGATGACCTTGCGGAAAAGGTAATATCGATACTGGCCAGCGATAGCGATTCGCGTACTTATGGCCGTAAAGGAAGACATCTTGCGGTGACCGAACACTCCTGGCCTGTCGCGGTAAAAAGATATGACGAGATATACGGGAACGTGGTGATGAACTGA
- a CDS encoding glycosyltransferase has product MTAPEVSIVIPAGRTDIVNRCLDSLVKMDYKDFEAIVVVKQGLKYSYPDGRVTVVEQDGRGVSNARNCGISKARGKIIAFTDDDCVVSRMWLGSLLKAFDDPEVGGAGSIREAYNAEEPLASMWDFSYLTMGSLSDKYMYLSRRDIYLCTSSAAFRADIIKCIGGFDESLPSGEDYDLSRRVKESGFKLALVPEARIKHEHPATWEDMIRQQMWFARGDIGLARKYSKKGIRLRLLMSVPFYSLLSIPNALKIDGMKNKVVFPVFIFVKCGSRFLGSIV; this is encoded by the coding sequence ATGACCGCGCCGGAAGTGTCGATAGTGATCCCTGCCGGAAGGACGGACATCGTGAACAGGTGCCTGGACTCGCTGGTCAAAATGGACTATAAGGATTTTGAAGCGATCGTCGTAGTGAAGCAAGGCTTGAAGTATTCATATCCGGACGGGCGGGTCACGGTCGTCGAGCAGGATGGCAGGGGCGTTTCAAATGCCAGGAATTGCGGTATCTCGAAGGCGAGAGGAAAGATCATAGCTTTTACTGACGACGACTGCGTGGTTTCCAGGATGTGGCTCGGGAGCCTATTAAAGGCGTTCGACGATCCGGAAGTAGGCGGGGCCGGGAGCATACGCGAAGCATATAATGCCGAAGAACCCCTGGCGTCGATGTGGGACTTTTCTTATCTTACGATGGGCAGCCTTAGTGACAAATATATGTATCTTAGCAGGCGCGATATTTACCTGTGTACGTCGTCAGCGGCGTTCAGGGCGGATATTATAAAGTGCATTGGAGGCTTTGATGAATCATTACCCTCGGGAGAGGATTATGACCTCTCGCGAAGGGTAAAAGAGTCCGGGTTCAAGCTGGCGCTGGTGCCCGAGGCCAGGATAAAGCATGAACATCCCGCCACATGGGAAGATATGATAAGGCAACAGATGTGGTTCGCGCGGGGCGACATCGGGCTGGCCAGAAAATATTCTAAAAAAGGCATAAGATTAAGGCTTCTCATGTCAGTTCCGTTCTATTCTCTGCTTTCCATCCCGAATGCTTTGAAAATAGACGGCATGAAGAATAAAGTAGTTTTCCCGGTATTTATTTTTGTAAAATGCGGCTCAAGGTTCCTTGGCTCTATAGTTTGA